A window of Ignavibacteriales bacterium contains these coding sequences:
- a CDS encoding biopolymer transporter ExbD, translated as MKFESPHKLISAFNFSSLTDIVMLLLIFFLLSSQFVLQTGVKVKLPGAKNNEQAQATNFSVTITDQGRIYIGSDEISLNALAGKLSTIKKNQSENLTIRADKSVKIDIIIKVIDAAKGIGIDKFTIQTEKVSF; from the coding sequence ATGAAATTTGAATCCCCTCATAAATTAATAAGCGCTTTCAACTTTTCTTCTTTGACTGATATTGTGATGCTGCTATTAATATTTTTTCTCTTGTCATCGCAGTTTGTTCTTCAAACCGGTGTCAAAGTAAAATTGCCGGGCGCAAAAAATAACGAACAAGCTCAAGCAACAAATTTTTCCGTTACTATAACAGATCAAGGGAGAATTTATATAGGATCCGATGAGATCTCGCTCAATGCACTTGCCGGAAAGCTCTCCACAATTAAAAAAAATCAGAGTGAAAATCTTACAATACGTGCTGATAAATCTGTTAAGATTGATATCATTATTAAAGTAATTGATGCAGCAAAAGGAATTGGAATTGATAAATTCACAATTCAAACCGAAAAAGTTTCTTTCTAA
- a CDS encoding MotA/TolQ/ExbB proton channel family protein: MNLIQMFLKGGLVMWPILACSIIGLAIVIEKFLVIKKAKINVPAFSIKIRGILKRKDLAGAINYCMEEKSPISNIIRRGLKKHKFGRKRVIESIESAGKQEISKLEKGLATLATVAGAAPMLGFLGTVTGMIAAFMKIQELQGSASPADLASGIWEALLTTAFGLFVGIPALALYNYFVNLISKIVLDMERVATDILDVLDETGKDFSDDEEIEL; the protein is encoded by the coding sequence ATGAATTTAATACAAATGTTTTTGAAGGGCGGATTAGTAATGTGGCCGATCCTTGCATGTTCAATTATTGGTTTAGCGATTGTGATAGAAAAATTTTTGGTTATAAAAAAAGCAAAAATTAATGTGCCGGCATTTTCTATTAAGATAAGAGGAATACTAAAAAGAAAAGATCTTGCCGGAGCTATCAATTATTGCATGGAGGAGAAATCGCCAATCTCAAATATTATCCGCAGGGGATTAAAGAAACACAAGTTTGGACGCAAAAGAGTAATTGAATCAATTGAATCAGCTGGTAAACAGGAAATAAGTAAACTCGAAAAAGGATTAGCAACTTTGGCTACAGTCGCCGGAGCTGCACCGATGCTGGGTTTTCTTGGAACTGTTACCGGAATGATTGCTGCATTTATGAAAATACAAGAACTTCAAGGAAGTGCTAGCCCGGCTGATCTTGCTTCCGGTATTTGGGAAGCATTACTTACAACTGCATTTGGTCTGTTCGTAGGAATTCCTGCGCTTGCTTTATATAATTATTTTGTAAATCTAATAAGTAAAATAGTTTTGGATATGGAAAGAGTTGCAACTGATATTCTTGATGTCTTAGATGAAACGGGTAAAGATTTTTCGGATGATGAAGAAATAGAGCTATAG
- a CDS encoding SPOR domain-containing protein, which yields MKLAELQKKVTDVLGVSVSQKELSFEIFIENISEVLGEGITLKVPRIGFFQQKAVSTGNDVSQLIFSPLPEDFTHEMHNLYLTIEVLPKVKTKLEFDATVFSIGVGKPLLPLSIDEFPDTETSYAMLRKSIEERVKELIAESDQIPNFSIWDDYYKSPEDYETEKLGDIQSQLAELTADINYKDQTEPGSIPNNFFEDDVSKTINDERINTFDDKTSDKISLQANEENKFSDLDKIIKEEKINIIKEEADSETSSLKSNSTTEEEQNDYSALEETEVSAGSLTVADLLDDSISIPKENLHVQNEVSEPEISSPLEIPIDKVKETETGKKIIDQEEKDVTETIVDEKENVDVETEDEDLEREQPQLDEKIEWNWGDELKDEFGVIIEEEANFEMVDQFNDDDNLELIDQKVGTDKKFTKDLFKELEKTLEREIIEEGERLNGDRLKYSRRLTNERSFRFKKPTDEYSDHPKKVVLEFSGPPVKYEFVEDLRIGREKNKAITLIDEDDKRYDDDYNKLRIKPVMKEKDNYFNKTFILIFSAFVLVTSIIIYLIMRGNNPNEPQQTKLDANNSQQPIQNTIDSPKTIIPNQTIAKQNNSTQNKNVTSQPINDELSDFPISATPPVPIKQEKALQNQGSKTTSNNLRTEPKTKSVNNDLYKTPATDTRVNKSIYYDGKSYSYQTSSWPRKLRAEQEVKRLRSLGINAFIVEAYLPQKGGTWYRVRVGSFNSEKEAQDYINKNKF from the coding sequence ATGAAACTAGCCGAACTGCAAAAAAAAGTAACCGATGTACTCGGAGTTTCCGTATCTCAAAAAGAATTATCATTTGAGATATTTATAGAAAACATTTCCGAGGTTCTTGGAGAGGGAATTACTTTGAAAGTTCCTCGCATCGGTTTCTTCCAGCAAAAAGCTGTTTCAACCGGTAATGATGTAAGTCAGTTAATATTTTCCCCACTCCCCGAAGATTTTACTCATGAAATGCATAATCTTTATTTAACAATTGAAGTTCTTCCCAAAGTAAAAACCAAACTTGAATTTGATGCTACGGTATTCAGCATTGGTGTTGGTAAACCTCTGCTGCCTCTATCAATAGATGAATTTCCAGATACAGAAACTTCTTATGCTATGTTGAGAAAATCAATTGAAGAAAGAGTTAAAGAATTAATCGCTGAGTCAGATCAAATTCCAAACTTCAGTATTTGGGATGATTACTATAAATCGCCTGAAGATTATGAAACCGAAAAACTTGGTGATATACAATCGCAACTAGCAGAGTTGACGGCTGATATTAATTATAAAGATCAAACCGAACCGGGAAGTATACCAAATAATTTTTTTGAGGATGATGTTTCTAAAACAATAAACGATGAACGAATAAATACATTTGATGACAAAACATCAGATAAAATTTCTCTTCAAGCAAATGAAGAAAATAAATTTTCAGACCTCGATAAAATTATTAAAGAAGAGAAAATTAATATTATTAAAGAAGAAGCAGACAGTGAAACAAGTTCACTGAAATCAAATTCTACTACGGAAGAAGAACAAAACGATTATTCTGCACTTGAAGAAACGGAGGTCTCAGCAGGATCATTAACCGTTGCCGATCTGTTGGATGATTCAATATCAATCCCTAAAGAGAATTTACATGTTCAAAATGAAGTGTCTGAGCCGGAAATTAGTAGCCCACTGGAAATACCAATAGATAAAGTTAAAGAGACAGAGACGGGGAAAAAAATAATTGATCAAGAAGAAAAGGACGTTACAGAAACAATAGTTGATGAAAAAGAAAATGTTGATGTTGAAACAGAAGATGAAGATTTAGAAAGGGAACAACCGCAACTTGATGAGAAGATCGAATGGAATTGGGGTGACGAATTAAAAGATGAATTCGGTGTAATTATAGAAGAAGAAGCTAACTTCGAAATGGTTGATCAATTTAATGATGATGATAACTTGGAATTAATTGATCAAAAAGTTGGTACCGATAAAAAATTTACAAAGGATCTATTCAAAGAATTAGAGAAAACACTTGAGCGCGAAATCATTGAAGAAGGCGAACGGTTAAATGGAGATAGACTTAAATATAGCAGACGATTAACTAACGAAAGATCATTCAGATTTAAGAAACCAACAGATGAATATTCCGATCATCCTAAAAAAGTTGTATTGGAGTTTTCCGGTCCTCCTGTTAAGTATGAATTTGTTGAAGACCTGAGAATTGGCAGAGAAAAAAATAAAGCAATAACACTTATTGATGAGGATGATAAAAGATATGATGATGATTATAATAAGCTGAGGATAAAACCAGTCATGAAAGAAAAAGATAATTATTTTAATAAAACATTTATTTTGATCTTTTCTGCATTTGTTTTAGTAACCTCAATAATAATTTATCTGATTATGAGAGGAAATAATCCGAATGAACCTCAGCAGACAAAATTGGATGCTAATAATTCTCAGCAACCGATTCAAAATACTATTGATTCACCAAAGACTATAATACCAAACCAAACAATTGCTAAACAAAATAATTCTACACAGAATAAAAATGTTACTTCACAACCGATAAACGATGAGTTAAGTGATTTTCCAATTTCTGCAACTCCGCCTGTTCCGATCAAACAAGAGAAAGCTCTTCAAAATCAAGGATCAAAAACAACTTCAAATAATTTAAGAACAGAACCAAAAACAAAATCGGTGAATAATGATTTGTATAAAACTCCGGCTACAGATACGCGTGTAAACAAATCAATTTACTACGATGGAAAGAGTTATAGCTATCAGACTTCATCTTGGCCTCGGAAACTTAGAGCCGAACAAGAGGTTAAACGATTGCGCTCTCTCGGTATTAATGCGTTTATTGTTGAAGCTTATCTTCCTCAAAAAGGAGGAACATGGTACCGTGTACGTGTTGGTTCTTTTAATTCAGAAAAAGAAGCGCAAGATTATATCAATAAAAATAAATTTTAA
- a CDS encoding tetratricopeptide repeat protein, which produces MKKITILLLTYIISISAQDLPDNFTNALNAYNSRDFGTAYQLFRTAAEQNELNDLQIVSAKFYSANCLLNLDQLDGAASEFESFIDQNKFSNYRESALYTLGTIYYKKGEYRKARERLTSLLNEYPSNEFTGTSYYWIGESYLAEEKYIDAEENFKNAITHERTNKFIVNSIYSLAQVYEKSDNYKKAVEEYDELLAYYKDHELGPKSQMRIGICYFILKEYDNAIIELNDPLIKQLPKQELIESKYFLASSFVRLKEYKEASQVYNELLTTVSDKSNKDKINYSLAWINFQQERYDDAYKLFKELADAGFDSLKADALFWSGESKRYLGDTKMAGEIFNNFIAKYPGHRLASRAQLGIGSTLIGQSEGPDAEKALLNATISNDIQTRSKAYTLLGESRLNKKNYNDAKKYFSEALKLTQEQSELKNRSLLGLAVSDYYLNDYDTSIKYLEELRSRSKEFEPDKVNFYLAEVYFQQAKFSDALKSYNSINPNSELLKQQTLLGKAYTYFNLKDFTNSIYYFNEYLSKYKNDPNTNEYTLRLADSYFGIKNFAKASTIYRELFSKEKAVLNNDLAYYQYGQSLFKSGKANEAIDAFEKLQEKYPTSKYTDQSQYIIGWIHFQQNDFNNAIRSYKLLLNKYPRSSMRPIVYNSIGDSYYNSGQYDSSIVFYSKVLAEHPATQYIFDAVSGIQYAYVAKEQPGEAIKFIDQFITSNPNSKYSDQIFFKKGDLYYSIQDYNSAIRSYKEFIANYPNSSLIPNAYYWIGKSAANMKNETEAINNFTLAKIRSLKSEIGISSVIELARIYSDKKQYSSAVNVLKEASDAVPTSNRVPELLYQQGVNQAKDNKIVEASSTFDQIITYYDGSIFASKAKVELGVIELQNNNYENAQTLFKEISEKRTDDIGAEAQYYYGVLLYNQNKIDDAITSLVRVRSVFASYDEWYTKSLLKLGDCYVKLKDKKQAREMYRAVLSRHDSGEFADEAKKKIKQL; this is translated from the coding sequence ATGAAAAAAATTACAATCCTTTTATTAACATATATTATTTCTATTTCGGCTCAAGATCTTCCCGATAATTTTACAAATGCGTTAAATGCGTACAACAGTCGTGATTTTGGAACTGCTTACCAACTTTTCAGGACAGCCGCTGAACAAAATGAATTAAATGATCTTCAAATTGTCTCAGCAAAATTCTACTCGGCTAATTGTCTTCTAAATTTGGATCAGCTCGATGGTGCGGCATCAGAATTTGAATCTTTCATAGATCAAAATAAGTTTTCTAATTATCGTGAATCTGCTTTATATACTCTTGGAACTATTTATTATAAAAAAGGTGAATATAGAAAAGCACGTGAACGGTTAACCTCGCTGCTTAATGAATATCCATCAAATGAATTTACCGGTACATCATATTACTGGATTGGTGAATCATACTTAGCCGAAGAGAAATATATAGATGCTGAAGAAAATTTTAAAAATGCAATAACTCATGAAAGAACAAATAAATTTATTGTCAACTCTATCTACTCTCTCGCTCAAGTCTATGAAAAATCTGATAATTATAAGAAAGCGGTTGAAGAATATGATGAACTACTTGCTTATTACAAAGATCACGAGTTAGGTCCTAAATCTCAGATGAGGATTGGAATCTGTTATTTCATTCTAAAAGAATATGATAATGCTATTATTGAATTAAATGATCCTTTGATTAAGCAGCTTCCAAAACAAGAATTAATCGAATCAAAATATTTTCTAGCAAGTTCTTTTGTCCGGTTGAAAGAATATAAAGAAGCTTCGCAAGTTTACAATGAGTTACTTACCACTGTAAGCGATAAATCTAACAAAGATAAGATCAATTATAGTTTGGCTTGGATAAATTTCCAGCAGGAAAGATATGATGATGCATACAAATTATTTAAAGAGCTTGCCGATGCTGGATTTGATTCGTTAAAGGCGGATGCTTTATTCTGGAGTGGAGAAAGCAAGAGATATTTAGGCGATACAAAAATGGCAGGTGAAATCTTCAACAACTTCATTGCAAAATATCCCGGTCATAGACTTGCTTCAAGAGCTCAGTTAGGGATCGGTTCTACATTAATTGGTCAGAGCGAAGGGCCGGATGCAGAAAAAGCTTTGCTGAATGCAACAATTTCAAATGATATACAAACACGTAGCAAAGCATATACTTTGCTTGGTGAATCGAGATTAAATAAAAAGAATTACAACGATGCCAAAAAATATTTTTCTGAAGCGTTAAAGCTAACTCAGGAACAATCTGAATTAAAGAATAGGTCTCTACTCGGACTCGCAGTTTCGGATTATTACCTGAACGATTATGATACTTCAATTAAATATTTAGAAGAGTTGAGATCTCGCTCAAAAGAATTTGAACCGGATAAAGTAAATTTCTATTTAGCTGAAGTTTATTTCCAGCAAGCAAAATTTTCTGACGCCTTAAAAAGTTATAATTCCATCAATCCCAATTCTGAATTGCTAAAACAGCAAACTCTTTTAGGAAAAGCATACACCTATTTCAATCTTAAAGACTTTACAAATTCGATCTACTATTTCAATGAGTATTTATCAAAATATAAAAATGATCCGAATACGAACGAATATACACTCCGTCTTGCCGATAGTTATTTCGGGATTAAAAATTTTGCAAAAGCCAGTACTATTTATCGAGAATTATTTTCAAAAGAAAAAGCTGTCTTGAATAACGACCTGGCTTATTATCAATATGGACAGTCACTATTTAAATCGGGCAAAGCAAATGAAGCAATAGATGCTTTTGAAAAACTTCAAGAGAAATATCCCACTTCAAAATACACGGACCAATCTCAGTATATAATCGGGTGGATTCATTTTCAACAGAACGATTTTAATAATGCAATACGTTCGTACAAATTACTTCTTAATAAATATCCACGATCATCCATGAGACCAATCGTTTATAATTCGATCGGTGACTCATATTATAATTCAGGTCAATACGATTCTTCAATTGTTTTTTATTCAAAAGTATTAGCTGAACATCCGGCTACGCAATATATATTTGATGCTGTTAGCGGGATTCAGTATGCTTATGTTGCGAAAGAACAACCCGGTGAAGCAATTAAATTTATAGATCAATTCATAACATCAAATCCTAATTCGAAATACAGCGACCAAATATTTTTTAAGAAAGGTGATCTCTACTATAGCATCCAGGATTATAATTCAGCAATAAGATCATATAAGGAGTTTATAGCAAACTATCCAAATAGTTCACTTATTCCGAATGCATATTATTGGATTGGTAAAAGTGCTGCTAATATGAAAAACGAGACAGAAGCAATTAATAATTTTACTCTTGCTAAGATACGTTCGCTGAAATCGGAAATAGGTATTTCCTCGGTTATAGAACTTGCGCGGATTTATTCTGATAAAAAACAATACTCATCAGCAGTAAATGTTTTAAAGGAAGCTTCAGATGCAGTTCCAACTTCAAATCGTGTTCCCGAATTGTTATATCAGCAAGGTGTTAATCAAGCAAAGGATAATAAAATTGTTGAAGCATCATCAACTTTCGATCAGATCATAACTTATTACGATGGTTCGATTTTCGCTTCCAAAGCAAAAGTAGAATTAGGTGTAATTGAATTGCAGAATAATAATTATGAAAATGCACAAACGCTTTTTAAGGAAATCAGTGAAAAGAGAACGGACGATATTGGTGCAGAAGCACAATATTATTACGGAGTATTATTGTATAATCAAAACAAAATTGATGATGCAATCACATCCCTTGTACGTGTGCGTTCTGTTTTTGCTTCTTACGATGAGTGGTATACAAAATCATTATTAAAGCTAGGCGATTGCTATGTAAAGCTTAAGGACAAAAAGCAAGCGAGGGAAATGTACCGCGCTGTTTTAAGCAGACATGATTCCGGTGAATTTGCCGATGAAGCGAAAAAGAAAATCAAACAATTATGA